A region of Nakaseomyces glabratus chromosome M, complete sequence DNA encodes the following proteins:
- the SFC1 gene encoding Sfc1p (CAGL0M09020g~Ortholog(s) have succinate:fumarate antiporter activity, role in acetate catabolic process, carbon utilization, fatty acid catabolic process, fumarate transport, succinate transport and mitochondrion, plasma membrane localization): MSSSKKKSSNPVVNLVAGGTAGLFEALCCHPLDTIKVRMQIYKRQAAPAAAAVASMAGGAGGAATATVGGGDATAAIKPPGFIRTGRNIYAQEGFLALYKGLGAVVIGIIPKMAIRFSSYEFYRTLLADKQTGVVSTSNTFIAGVGAGVTEAVLVVNPMEVVKIRLQAQHLNPNHDLAKPKYTNAVQAGYTIIKEEGISALYRGVSLTAARQATNQGANFTVYSKLREFLQEYHGTETLPSWETSCIGLISGAIGPFSNAPLDTIKTRLQKDKSTSFKGESGWKRIAHIGTQLLKEEGFRALYKGITPRVMRVAPGQAVTFTVYEFVRRHLENLGVFSKPTPKPKKLN, from the coding sequence ATGTCCTCTtctaaaaagaaatcttcTAACCCAGTTGTGAACCTGGTGGCTGGTGGTACTGCCGGTCTGTTTGAAGCTCTGTGTTGTCATCCACTAGATACTATAAAGGTGCGGATGCAAATTTACAAGAGACAGGCGGCACCCGCTGCTGCTGCAGTTGCAAGCATGGCTGGCGGTGCTGGAGGTGCTGCAACTGCTACtgtcggtggtggtgatgcCACTGCCGCTATTAAGCCACCTGGATTCATTAGAACCGGTAGAAACATATATGCGCAAGAAGGGTTTTTGGCCCTATATAAAGGTCTAGGGGCCGTTGTCATCGGTATTATCCCAAAGATGGCCATCAGATTTTCTTCCTATGAGTTTTACAGAACTCTGCTGGCTGACAAACAAACAGGTGTTGTTTCCACAAGTAACACTTTCATCGCAGGTGTAGGTGCTGGTGTCACTGAAGCTGTCTTGGTTGTTAACCCTATGGAAGTTGTTAAGATTAGACTGCAGGCTCAGCACTTAAACCCTAACCATGACTTGGCCAaaccaaaatatacaaatgcCGTTCAAGCAGGTTACACTATCATTAAGGAGGAAGGTATCTCTGCTCTATACAGAGGTGTTTCTTTAACTGCTGCCAGACAAGCCACAAACCAAGGTGCTAACTTTACTGTTTACTCAAAGTTGAGAGAGTTCCTACAGGAATACCACGGTACCGAAACATTACCATCTTGGGAAACATCCTGTATCGGTTTGATCTCTGGTGCTATTGGTCCATTTTCAAATGCTCCACTGGACACTATCAAGACTAGACTACAAAAGGATAAGTCTACTAGCTTCAAAGGTGAATCTGGATGGAAGAGAATTGCTCACATTGGTACTCAATTGTTAAAGGAAGAAGGTTTCAGAGCTCTTTACAAAGGTATTACCCCAAGAGTGATGAGAGTTGCTCCAGGTCAAGCCGTTACATTCACAGTATACGAGTTTGTCAGAAGACACCTGGAGAACCTGGGCGTCTTCAGTAAACCTACACCAAAACCAAAGAAGTTGAACTGA
- the FIP1 gene encoding cleavage polyadenylation factor subunit FIP1 (CAGL0M09064g~Ortholog(s) have RNA binding, protein binding, bridging activity, role in mRNA polyadenylation, pre-mRNA cleavage required for polyadenylation, response to drug and mRNA cleavage and polyadenylation specificity factor complex localization) has product MSSSEDEDDKFLYGSDNEEPKNEKKRPREAAEDDNEGPTSDKVVSQHNNDLKRPKLAKDSLANASSDEEESGSESDSDIEFIISTGPDPHRLDSSTVPGSNNAIVTVSEGANVGGETMSKSTATATTAEISTLNALGDTEVAGTSELDNETLGPETTTKSGTSAEGIDLDKEGLYNDEPVSTIDPEVLKEKPWRQPGANISDYFNYGFNEYTWMEYLHRQEKLRQEYNPRRILMGLMTLQQQGRLDQPQGGHQSMPDNMAINNPQPTNNDNMMHKPTPPLPNFPMPPMFGGFSPFMPPGMMAPMNRMPNQNQNQGQNQNQNQNQLSK; this is encoded by the coding sequence atgAGCTCGAGtgaagatgaggatgacAAATTCCTATATGGTTCAGATAATGAAGAAccaaaaaatgaaaagaaaagaccAAGAGAAGCCGCtgaagatgacaatgaagGTCCTACAAGTGATAAGGTAGTAAGCCAACATAATaatgatttgaaaagaCCAAAGCTAGCGAAAGACTCTCTGGCAAATGCCAgctctgatgaagaagaaagtggCTCCGAAAGCGATTCAGACATCGAGTTCATTATTAGTACAGGCCCTGATCCACATCGACTGGATTCTTCAACAGTACCAGGTAGTAATAATGCTATTGTGACGGTTTCTGAAGGTGCAAATGTAGGAGGAGAAACAATGTCAAAGAGCACAGCTACAGCCACGACGGCCGAGATATCCACATTAAATGCATTAGGTGACACTGAGGTTGCTGGAACTTCTGAGTTAGATAACGAAACACTAGGTCCTGAAACAACAACTAAGAGCGGAACCTCTGCTGAGGGTATTGATTTAGATAAGGAAGGTTTGTATAATGACGAACCAGTGTCAACCATTGATCCAGAAGTACTAAAAGAGAAACCATGGAGACAGCCCGGTGCGAACATATCCGATTATTTTAACTATGGATTTAATGAATATACATGGATGGAATACCTTCATAGACAGGAAAAACTAAGGCAAGAATACAACCCAAGAAGAATACTTATGGGTCTCATGACATTACAGCAACAGGGCAGGCTCGATCAGCCTCAAGGAGGACACCAGAGTATGCCTGATAATATGGCCATAAATAACCCACAACCTACTAATAACGATAACATGATGCATAAACCAACTCCACCGCTACCGAATTTCCCAATGCCTCCTATGTTTGGTGGATTCTCTCCTTTTATGCCACCTGGAATGATGGCACCTATGAACCGAATGCCgaatcaaaatcaaaaccAAGGCCAAAACCAGaaccaaaaccaaaaccaGCTAAGTAAGTGA
- the PRP3 gene encoding U4/U6-U5 snRNP complex subunit PRP3 (CAGL0M08976g~Ortholog(s) have role in mRNA splicing, via spliceosome and U4/U6 x U5 tri-snRNP complex localization): MPPKNTTSRKPRSGRGLDVELHPALASSNANIIKAQQKQVNPYLSDIGQQNGKVFKKYKDGLRFYKKGEISAQLHKEREELARRLKEEELRAAAEKAHRVSLAEQKRERIANAEIPDDSIGEELYMQRFKDIPNYEWWDESYLDKSGNILPKYTTEYPEDMDSDYDSDDMNSGVECMKSQTEETGPPSIRYVQHPVPIKIPEEITAPKMYLTKLEHKKARRRNRKLQREEKMAKVQLGLEPKPETKVKLSNMMNVLDNNKNISDPTAWENMVKDQIEERRQRHIQENEKRHEEAVLRKKSKVSDQIEGSEDLFCKAFYFQSLQNPKIRYKLKMNSQQLNLKGFCLRVGEGGPGIIVVIGKEKSCNFYKKLVCTRIKWNENFKIKDATNNGELIDMTGNYAVEIWDGLLKETKLRNWFMKICQTEDEMKNILQQNDALSFFNLFIENKAENTNLSQQ, translated from the coding sequence ATGCCTCCCAAGAACACAACCAGCAGGAAGCCTCGGTCCGGAAGAGGGTTAGATGTTGAGTTACACCCAGCTTTGGCATCTAGTAATGctaatatcatcaaagcACAACAGAAGCAAGTGAATCCCTACTTGTCAGATATTGGACAACAGAATGGTAAAGTGTTTAAGAAATACAAGGATGGTCTCCGATTTTATAAGAAAGGTGAGATTAGTGCCCAATTACATAAGGAAAGAGAGGAATTGGCAAGGAGATTgaaggaagaagaactaAGAGCTGCAGCAGAGAAGGCTCATCGTGTATCCTTGGCAGAGCAAAAACGGGAAAGAATTGCTAATGCTGAGATTCCTGATGATAGCATTGGCGAGGAGTTATATATGCAAAGGTTCAAAGATATCCCAAACTATGAATGGTGGGATGAGAGCTACTTGGATAAGTCTGGCAACATTCTTCCTAAATACACTACTGAATACCCAGAAGATATGGACTCAGATTACGACTCTGATGATATGAATTCTGGCGTAGAATGTATGAAGTCTCAGACGGAAGAAACGGGCCCACCTTCAATAAGATATGTGCAACACCCAGTCCCAATAAAAATACCGGAAGAAATAACTGCTCCCAAGATGTACCTAACAAAACTAGAACACAAAAAAGCTAGAAGAAGGAATCGGAAGCTTCAAAGAGAGGAGAAAATGGCTAAGGTCCAATTGGGTCTTGAACCTAAGCCAGAAACCAAAGTCAAATTGAGTAATATGATGAATGTACTtgataataacaaaaatataagtGATCCAACTGCGTGGGAAAATATGGTAAAAGATCAAATCGAAGAGAGAAGACAACGACATATACAAGAGAATGAAAAACGACACGAAGAAGCAGTTCTGCGGAAGAAATCAAAGGTTAGCGACCAAATCGAAGGTTCAGAAGATCTTTTTTGTAAGGCCTTCTATTTCCAAAGCTTacaaaatccaaaaataaGATACAAACTGAAAATGAATAGTCAGCAGTTGAATTTAAAGGGATTCTGTTTAAGGGTAGGTGAAGGTGGCCCTGGAATTATTGTTGTGATTGGTAAGGAAAAATCATGTAACTTTTATAAGAAGCTTGTATGCACAAGAATAAAATGGAATGAAAATTTTAAGATAAAGGATGCCACTAACAATGGAGAATTAATAGATATGACCGGAAATTATGCTGTTGAAATATGGGATGGTTTGCTAAAAGAAACGAAACTTCGCAATTGGTTTATGAAAATATGCCAAACTGAAGATGAGATGAAGAATATTCTTCAGCAGAATGATGCATTAAGTTTTTTCAACCTATTTATAGAAAACAAAGCAGAAAACACAAATTTATCACAGCAGTAG
- the JIP4 gene encoding Jip4p (CAGL0M08954g~Ortholog of S. cerevisiae : JIP4, C. albicans SC5314 : C5_03980W_A, C. dubliniensis CD36 : Cd36_53700, C. parapsilosis CDC317 : CPAR2_502220 and Candida tenuis NRRL Y-1498 : CANTEDRAFT_94152) — translation MEQDESLRSFYRRVKVYRRSVGDGEPGLGGDIGNLDSRLCESESALSGNDSLEPGTPVLDAVDGRKKQRSVSVRANAKVRPCVSFNTVPLPSKHTLLDEYEQDFPGVQLFPQEYTMEEYYDDESGYVSEDNQNYMLHNSYITPEIVERLNKNATTRSSSPPPLDREYPSAGKQKKMSSKQQANITKMFKIAKNGRIVREDYPSRPTLVNDAFILNRDLNDWHNTWRSRRHTIEQRKEDLSETFEYPQLLFPQQTKPSEPVIMMGEDYKPLTKEQRKKEKIIHKKIESTSGPRVVLCHISGKRHTWVGLDWTIKRLSNDGDHIVVLAHIPRMISSRRLITSASASRSRSRTRSRSRDVNRKAYNKGDYEASAFSLGQDNNENLNKHEDFVEWASGYSQEDVETTMENIFDYIANILPEERSVKITVEVVVGAALHTIIDATNAYQPDLMVASTLRWERTDNLVLWKSNLLIDKLATVFPLPLFVVPARRMFLFEHGLEEESKQIEISLEKENIEMEKENNVTGDIVESEADKKIVPPKRIGTIGPPERRLVGADSFTAGFNMKRPSLGTSVSAPIAENVFEEESGSETGSDVDSELSDLSSDEGNDKLTVREKLHLKARSYRLQTAQYLKDLDNNKSISHEEIQIKKVETIINQTIKFSLAIEDLGSESDDDDDVGLTKLKRVITGGAVLNPQSGSKKSMLSVLDNPKTTRKKKSLSATTSGVSGNRVPRSSQIKFASSVKHKDGNNALGNSVVHTKPQIQVHAASEDSSPKLTPIRSYNTGSSNQAGLKTMKSNNSLRRVKSNDSSRISQSSKKSSSSTSSGGFMSLFKGKSKERSESPSSKRKSGLKFW, via the coding sequence atggaGCAGGACGAGAGCTTGAGGAGTTTCTACCGGCGGGTCAAAGTGTACAGGCGGAGCGTGGGTGACGGGGAGCCTGGCCTCGGTGGTGATATTGGGAACTTGGACTCGCGGTTGTGCGAGTCTGAGTCTGCGCTTTCAGGCAACGACAGTCTGGAGCCTGGCACACCTGTTCTGGATGCAGTGGACGGGCGCAAGAAGCAGCGGAGCGTCAGCGTGCGGGCCAATGCGAAGGTGAGACCGTGTGTGTCGTTCAACACAGTACCGCTACCCAGCAAGCATACGCTGCTGGACGAGTACGAACAGGACTTCCCCGGTGTCCAGCTGTTTCCGCAGGAGTATACCATGGAGGAATACTACGACGACGAGAGTGGGTATGTCTCCGAGGATAATCAAAACTATATGCTGCACAACAGCTACATAACACCGGAGATAGTTGAAAGACTGAACAAGAATGCCACCACGAGGAGCTCATCTCCACCTCCTCTGGACAGGGAATATCCATCAGCcggaaaacaaaagaaaatgtcCTCGAAGCAGCAGGCAAACATCACCAAGATGTTCAAGATCGCCAAGAATGGTAGGATTGTGAGGGAGGATTATCCCAGCAGACCTACTTTGGTCAACGATGCCTTTATCTTGAACAGGGATCTTAACGATTGGCACAATACTTGGAGAAGCAGACGGCACACCATCGAGCAGAGGAAAGAGGACCTGTCTGAGACCTTCGAGTACCCACAGTTGTTGTTCCCACAACAGACAAAGCCCTCTGAACCCGTGATTATGATGGGTGAGGATTACAAGCCACTGAccaaagaacaaagaaagaaagagaagatcATCCACAAGAAAATCGAGTCGACTAGTGGCCCTCGTGTGGTCTTGTGCCACATAAGTGGCAAGCGCCATACATGGGTCGGCCTGGATTGGACCATAAAGAGGCTGAGTAATGATGGTGACCATATCGTTGTGCTTGCACACATTCCAAGGATGATATCAAGTAGACGTTTAATCACCAGTGCTTCTGCTTCTAGATCAAGATCCAGGACAAGGTCAAGAAGTCGGGACGTAAATAGGAAGGCGTATAACAAAGGTGACTATGAAGCTAGTGCATTTTCATTGGGGCAAGATAACAACGAAAATTTGAACAAGCATGAAGACTTTGTAGAATGGGCATCCGGCTACAGTCAAGAAGATGTAGAGACGACAATGGAGAATATATTCGATTATATTGCCAACATTTTACCCGAGGAGAGATCGGTTAAGATTACTGTTGAAGTGGTGGTAGGTGCTGCATTACATACTATTATTGATGCTACCAATGCTTATCAACCGGACTTAATGGTTGCTAGCACCCTTAGATGGGAGAGAACAGACAATTTGGTTTTATGGAAGTCAAATTTACTGATTGATAAGCTAGCTACTGTATTCCCCTTACCATTGTTTGTCGTTCCAGCAAGACGTATGTTCCTGTTCGAGCATggacttgaagaagaatcaaAACAGATTGAAATATCGCtagaaaaggaaaacatAGAAatggagaaagaaaataatgtCACTGGCGATATTGTTGAGTCTGAGgctgataaaaaaattgtacCACCGAAAAGGATAGGAACTATAGGTCCACCTGAGAGAAGACTAGTTGGTGCTGATTCATTCACTGCTGGTTTCAATATGAAGCGTCCATCTTTGGGTACTTCTGTAAGTGCACCAATTGCTGAAAAcgtatttgaagaagaatcaGGGTCCGAAACTGGATCTGATGTAGATAGTGAATTATCTGATTTATCTTCGGATGAAGGAAACGACAAATTAACGGTCAGAGAGAAACTTCACTTGAAAGCAAGATCCTATCGTTTACAAACTGCccaatatttgaaagatcTTGATAACAACAAAAGTATATCACACGAGGAGATTCAAATTAAAAAGGTGGAAACGATCATAAATCAAACTATCAAATTCTCTTTGGCCATAGAAGATCTTGGCAGTGAgagtgatgatgatgatgatgtcGGTTTGACTAAATTGAAGCGGGTTATAACTGGTGGTGCTGTACTTAATCCACAGAGTGGATCGAAAAAATCCATGCTAAGTGTACTTGATAACCCTAAAACTACAAGGAAAAAGAAGTCTTTGAGTGCAACAACCAGCGGTGTGTCAGGAAATAGGGTTCCTAGATCTTCTCAAATTAAGTTTGCGTCATCGGTTAAACACAAAGATGGCAATAATGCCCTGGGGAATTCAGTCGTCCATACGAAGCCGCAAATTCAAGTGCATGCCGCTTCTGAAGATTCTTCACCAAAATTGACTCCTATTAGATCTTATAACACAGGATCATCAAATCAAGCTGGATTAAAGACTATGAAGAGTAATAATTCTCTAAGGAGAGTAAAATCCAATGATTCTTCTAGAATATCACAATCATCCAAAAAATCGAGTAGCagcacctccagtggaggCTTTATGTCTCTGTTCAAGGGTAAATCAAAGGAACGCTCTGAATCGCCCTCATCTAAACGTAAATCCGGATTGAAGTTCTGGTGA
- the IME1 gene encoding transcription factor IME1 (CAGL0M09042g~Ortholog(s) have transcription factor activity, transcription factor binding activity and role in positive regulation of transcription from RNA polymerase II promoter, pseudohyphal growth, regulation of meiotic nuclear division), whose protein sequence is MNNSCPGVTEKDKFIIRRNLILFDEDEEFKRLTDIRSSYIPLSRAMHSSSPNFKEAKVASRGCKTYRQSEDINGDNSHEISTLNNYFFDGGNPHPTTNNTIKLATNWDDTDKYINFSVCEELTPVTDYKNCIIDQDPLLLADSPLNMSVSTDMIDNDLGSAYSELDFHSNYDFEDYSISYDNNYRGDYFNDSTEDVSPNFSKSTNYTSKLPIEIIHTQPHKLINPKILSTTFDIELSSFINEETYLLSSKYSEASSFSSIFSYDIDNIQNIASITNSSGELMKEANFCNEQNERDSVVTIKLETKNNKKTTKYSIKKETHFPIPDQHKFNDNIEYYYYFDPDEGNPIILPEYPPLRTYEVSTGFKKKKRINKEPKPVIKTKKSQANSYVHRTSKNRIRKSKDSKSNKEFFTSLLSKLDRYCVNAYGRRSRNQEYYDKVRFQEILYKFSKTYF, encoded by the coding sequence ATGAATAATAGTTGTCCAGGTGTCACGGAAAAGGACAAGTTTATTATTAGGAGGAATCTGATATTATTTGATGAGGACGAAGAATTTAAAAGATTAACAGATATTCGCAGCTCATACATTCCACTTTCAAGGGCTATGCATAGTAGTAGCCCAAATTTTAAAGAGGCTAAGGTAGCTTCACGGGGTTGCAAAACTTATAGACAGTCTGAAGACATTAATGGAGATAACTCACACGAAATTAGTACACTCAACAATTACTTTTTTGATGGCGGCAACCCTCATCCGACAACTAACAACACCATAAAACTAGCTACAAATTGGGATGACACGgacaaatatattaattttagtGTTTGTGAGGAATTAACTCCCGTTACGGATTACAAAAATTGTATCATAGATCAGGACCCTTTATTATTGGCAGATTCGCCTCTAAATATGTCAGTTTCAACAGATATGATTGACAACGACCTAGGAAGCGCTTATTCAGAGCTTGACTTCCACAGTAACTATGATTTTGAAGACTACAGCATTTCCTATGATAATAACTACAGAGGTGACTACTTCAACGACTCCACTGAAGATGTTTCTCCAAATTTCTCAAAATCTACAAATTATACTTCTAAACTTCCAATTGAAATCATTCATACCCAGCCACATAAATTGATAAATCCAAAGATTTTATCAACTACTTTTGATATAGAGTTGTCATCCTTCATAAATGAAGAAACCTACCTTCtatcatcaaaatattcAGAAGCCTCTTCTTTCTCCTCAATCTTTTCATATGATATAGACAACATCCAAAATATTGCTTCCATAACAAACTCATCTGGTGAACTAATGAAAGAAGCAAATTTTTGCAATgaacaaaatgaaagagACTCTGTTGTTACAATAAAATTGGAAACCAAGAACAATAAGAAAACCAccaaatattcaataaagaaagaaaccCACTTTCCTATTCCCGATCAACATAAATTTAATGATAACATAGagtattactattattttgatcCTGATGAAGGAAACCCAATAATTCTACCTGAGTATCCCCCATTAAGAACCTATGAAGTATCAACAGggttcaaaaagaaaaaacgAATAAATAAGGAACCCAAACCAGtgataaaaacaaaaaaatcacAAGCAAATTCTTATGTCCACCGTACATCTAAGAATAGAATACGTAAGTCTAAGGATTCGAAGAGTAATAAGGAATTTTTTACTTCATTACTCTCAAAATTAGATAGATATTGCGTTAATGCCTACGGTAGACGCTCAAGAAACCAAGAATATTATGATAAAGTTAGGTTCCAGGAAATTTTGTATAAGTTCAGCAAGACctatttttaa